From the genome of Vigna angularis cultivar LongXiaoDou No.4 chromosome 11, ASM1680809v1, whole genome shotgun sequence, one region includes:
- the LOC108333440 gene encoding LOW QUALITY PROTEIN: organelle RRM domain-containing protein 6, chloroplastic (The sequence of the model RefSeq protein was modified relative to this genomic sequence to represent the inferred CDS: substituted 1 base at 1 genomic stop codon) translates to MLXRMGRKLIVTRLSFYITQDKLQKLFAPFGQLASVNLVFDPRTKRPKGYGFVSYNTEIEAEKALKAMNGRIVDGRLLLVEPAGDK, encoded by the exons ATGTTGTAGAGAATGGGGAGAAAACTCATAGTCACCA gATTATCTTTTTACATTACACAGGACAAGCTGCAGAAGTTGTTCGCTCCGTTCGGACAACTTGCTAGTG TTAATCTCGTGTTTGATCCTAGAACTAAAAGACCCAAAGGGTATGGGTTTGTCTCCTACAACACTGAAATTGAAGCGGAAAAGGCTCTGAAAGCCATGAATGGCAGG ATTGTTGATGGAAGGCTGCTTTTGGTTGAACCTGCCGGCGATAAATGA
- the LOC108333764 gene encoding uncharacterized protein LOC108333764 has product MSLLCFHSFFRQVASTLPSRLLNAVTWTLLLIVTVTVASVAPGVTFLLAISPPSSFSSKQPCNGVGGQFVRIPLDFPTEIVCLPQHAVMSRSDLDFFLPTLFAALVVGVSTCLLRSVAPV; this is encoded by the coding sequence ATGTCTCTTCTTtgcttccattcctttttccgGCAAGTGGCGTCTACGCTACCCTCGCGGTTGCTCAACGCCGTTACGTGGACACTTCTCTTAATCGTCACCGTGACGGTGGCATCGGTGGCTCCTGGGGTGACTTTTCTGTTGGCTATATCTCCACCTTCATCCTTCTCATCCAAACAACCTTGCAACGGCGTCGGTGGTCAGTTTGTGAGAATTCCTTTGGATTTTCCCACAGAGATCGTGTGTTTGCCCCAACATGCGGTTATGAGCAGGTCCGACCTAGATTTCTTCTTGCCAACGTTGTTCGCTGCTTTGGTTGTTGGTGTTTCAACTTGCCTCCTTCGTTCAGTGGCCCCTGTGTGA
- the LOC108334245 gene encoding ras-related protein RABE1c — protein sequence MAAPPARARADYDYLIKLLLIGDSGVGKSCLLLRFSDGSFTTSFITTIGIDFKIRTIEQDGKRIKLQIWDTAGQERFRTITTAYYRGAMGILLVYDVTDESSFNNIGNWIRNIEQHASDNVNKILVGNKADMDESKRAVPTSKGQALADEYGIKFFETSAKTNLNVEEVFFSIAKDIKQRLADTDSKSEPAGIKINQQDQATAGEVAQKSACCG from the exons ATGGCGGCTCCACCGGCAAGGGCTCGTGCGGATTACGACTATCTCATAAAGCTTCTCTTGATCGGCGATAGTG GTGTGGGAAAGAGTTGCCTTCTTCTACGATTCTCCGATGGTTCTTTCACAACTAGTTTCATCACAACCATAGG CATTGATTTTAAGATAAGAACCATTGAGCAGGATGGAAAACGGATCAAGCTCCAAATTTGGGATACTGCTGGTCAGGAGCGGTTCCGAACAATTACAACTG CTTACTATCGTGGTGCTATGGGCATATTGCTTGTGTATGACGTTACAGATGAGTCTTCGTTTAACA ATATCGGGAATTGGATTCGTAACATTGAGCAGCATGCCTCAGACAATGTTAACAAGATACTTGTGGGGAACAAAGCCGACATGGATGAAAGCAAAAGG GCTGTGCCTACCTCCAAGGGACAAGCACTGGCCGATGAGTATGGAATCAAATTCTTTGAAACA AGTGCAAAGACAAATCTAAACGTGGAGGAAGTTTTCTTCTCGATTGCAAAAGATATAAAACAAAGGCTTGCTGACACTGACTCTAAGTCAGAG CCAGCAGGAATTAAAATCAACCAACAGGATCAAGCAACGGCTGGGGAAGTTGCACAAAAGTCAGCTTGCTGTGGTTGA